In uncultured Bacteroides sp., one genomic interval encodes:
- the pstC gene encoding phosphate ABC transporter permease subunit PstC, which produces MKKIFERIIEGILTCSGFVTSITILLIIVFLFSEAFGLFGSKAIEDGYVLALNKQNKVTDITPAEIKKVFDGEITNWSQLGGANTPITVFRLENLTDYYSEEELGPEYAYAGAKIAELINKNPGMIGFIPNTYLDKNFQGHLIKDKTISMKDVLSGTEWFPTATPAPLFGLLPLITGTLWVSFFAILFALPFGLSVSIYMSEVSNHRVRDILKPIIELLSGIPSVVYGFFGLIVIVPLIQKVFNLPVGESGLAGSIVLAIMALPTIITVSEDAMRNCPRSMREASLALGASKWQTIYKVVIPYSISGITSGVVLGIGRAIGETMAVLMVTGNAAVIPHTILEPLRTIPATIAAELGEAPAGGAHYQALFLLGVVLFFITLIINFSVEYISSKQK; this is translated from the coding sequence ATGAAAAAAATTTTTGAACGAATTATTGAAGGTATACTTACTTGCAGTGGATTTGTGACAAGTATCACAATTCTGCTCATTATTGTTTTTCTTTTCAGCGAAGCGTTCGGACTCTTTGGAAGTAAGGCGATAGAAGATGGTTATGTGCTTGCGCTTAACAAACAAAACAAGGTAACAGACATAACTCCGGCTGAAATTAAAAAAGTGTTTGATGGAGAAATAACCAACTGGTCACAGCTAGGAGGAGCAAATACTCCGATAACAGTTTTCCGGTTAGAGAATCTTACTGATTATTACTCGGAAGAAGAATTAGGACCGGAATATGCATATGCAGGTGCTAAGATTGCTGAGCTAATTAATAAGAATCCGGGTATGATTGGTTTTATTCCAAATACTTATCTTGATAAAAACTTTCAAGGACATTTAATTAAGGATAAAACAATCTCAATGAAAGATGTGCTATCCGGCACAGAATGGTTTCCAACTGCTACACCGGCACCTCTATTTGGTCTACTTCCTTTGATAACCGGTACACTTTGGGTAAGCTTCTTTGCTATATTGTTTGCGCTTCCTTTCGGATTATCAGTTTCAATTTATATGAGTGAGGTTTCCAATCACAGAGTGAGAGATATTCTTAAGCCCATAATTGAGTTACTAAGTGGAATTCCATCGGTTGTTTATGGTTTCTTCGGACTTATTGTTATCGTTCCGCTTATTCAGAAGGTTTTTAATCTGCCAGTAGGTGAATCCGGACTTGCCGGTAGTATCGTTCTTGCAATAATGGCATTGCCAACAATTATAACTGTAAGTGAAGATGCCATGAGAAACTGTCCTCGTTCAATGCGTGAAGCTAGTCTGGCGCTCGGAGCATCTAAATGGCAGACTATATATAAAGTTGTTATTCCATATTCAATATCAGGAATAACATCGGGTGTTGTACTTGGTATTGGTCGTGCAATAGGAGAGACGATGGCTGTTTTAATGGTAACAGGAAATGCAGCTGTTATTCCTCACACAATACTTGAACCACTTCGAACAATTCCTGCAACCATTGCAGCCGAACTTGGTGAAGCACCGGCAGGTGGTGCTCATTATCAGGCTCTGTTCCTATTAGGTGTTGTGTTGTTCTTCATCACACTTATAATAAACTTCAGTGTAGAATATATTAGTAGCAAACAGAAATAA
- the pstA gene encoding phosphate ABC transporter permease PstA yields MEKNKFPQSYDKRKRRSQKIAFGIFSLFSFSIVIILFSILGFIVYKGIGVINWNFITTEPTDGMTAGGIWPAIVGTFYLMLGSAIFAFPVGVMSGIYMNEYAPNGKIVKFIRVMTNNLSGIPSIVFGLFGMTLFVNYLGFGDSILAGSLTLGLLSVPLVIRTTEEALKAIPNTFREGSRALGATKLQTIRRVILPIATPNIITGLILALGRVSGETAPILFTCAAYFLPKIPTSIFDQCMALPYHLYVISTSGTDMEAQLPIAYGTALVLIIIILVVNLLANALRKYFSKKVKMN; encoded by the coding sequence ATGGAAAAGAATAAATTCCCACAATCATACGATAAGCGCAAACGCCGCTCTCAGAAAATAGCCTTTGGCATTTTCTCATTATTTAGTTTCAGTATTGTAATCATACTGTTTTCAATCCTTGGTTTTATTGTATATAAAGGTATAGGTGTTATCAATTGGAATTTCATTACAACCGAACCGACCGATGGTATGACTGCCGGAGGTATATGGCCAGCCATCGTTGGTACGTTTTATCTGATGCTTGGTAGTGCTATATTTGCCTTTCCGGTTGGAGTTATGAGTGGCATATATATGAATGAATATGCTCCGAATGGAAAAATCGTAAAGTTTATCAGAGTAATGACAAATAACCTTAGCGGTATCCCTTCTATCGTATTCGGACTTTTTGGTATGACGCTTTTTGTAAATTACCTGGGCTTCGGAGATAGTATTCTGGCAGGTTCACTTACTTTAGGTTTACTTAGTGTTCCTTTGGTAATCAGAACTACCGAAGAAGCATTAAAAGCGATACCAAATACCTTCCGCGAAGGGAGTCGTGCGCTGGGAGCAACAAAGTTGCAGACCATCCGCCGGGTTATCCTTCCTATTGCCACACCTAATATCATTACAGGTTTAATCCTTGCTTTAGGACGCGTCTCTGGTGAAACTGCTCCAATCCTTTTCACTTGTGCGGCATATTTCCTTCCAAAGATTCCAACTAGTATATTTGATCAGTGTATGGCTTTGCCTTATCACCTTTATGTAATATCTACAAGTGGAACAGATATGGAAGCTCAGCTTCCAATAGCTTACGGTACAGCACTGGTGTTAATCATAATAATTCTGGTAGTAAACTTACTAGCCAATGCTTTGAGAAAGTATTTTTCCAAAAAAGTAAAAATGAACTAA
- the pstB gene encoding phosphate ABC transporter ATP-binding protein PstB, giving the protein MNKIDVKDVNFYYGNFQALKGINMQIQEKSVVAFIGPSGCGKSTFLRLFNRMNDLIPDTRMEGQILIDNEDIYAKGVPVDELRKRVGMVFQRPNPFPKSIFENVAYGLRVNGIKDNEFIRHRVEETLKGAALWDEVKDKLKESAFALSGGQQQRLCIARAMAVSPSVLLMDEPASALDPISTAKVEELIHELKKDYTIVIVTHNMQQAARVSDKTAYFYLGEMIEFDNTKKIFTNPSQISTQNYITGRFG; this is encoded by the coding sequence ATGAATAAAATTGATGTAAAGGACGTAAACTTCTACTATGGCAATTTTCAAGCCTTGAAGGGGATTAACATGCAGATTCAGGAAAAATCTGTGGTAGCCTTCATCGGACCTTCAGGTTGTGGTAAGTCTACATTTCTTCGCCTTTTTAATCGAATGAATGATTTGATTCCTGATACTCGCATGGAAGGTCAGATATTAATTGATAATGAAGATATTTATGCAAAGGGAGTTCCTGTTGACGAATTAAGAAAGCGAGTTGGAATGGTATTCCAACGTCCTAACCCTTTTCCGAAAAGTATTTTTGAAAATGTAGCTTACGGACTCCGTGTTAACGGTATAAAGGATAATGAATTCATTCGTCATCGTGTAGAAGAAACATTGAAAGGTGCTGCGCTTTGGGATGAAGTGAAAGATAAACTGAAAGAATCTGCATTTGCTCTCTCGGGAGGTCAGCAACAAAGACTTTGTATTGCTCGTGCAATGGCTGTATCTCCTTCCGTTCTTTTAATGGATGAACCAGCTTCTGCACTCGATCCTATTTCTACAGCTAAAGTTGAGGAACTTATTCATGAATTAAAGAAAGACTATACAATTGTTATTGTTACTCACAACATGCAACAAGCTGCTCGTGTAAGTGATAAAACCGCTTATTTCTATTTGGGTGAAATGATAGAGTTTGATAATACTAAAAAGATATTTACCAATCCTTCTCAGATATCCACTCAGAATTATATTACGGGACGTTTTGGATAG
- the phoU gene encoding phosphate signaling complex protein PhoU, with protein MVKFIESELVQLKKEVDEMWTLVYNQLDRASEAVLTLNKEMAQQVIVREKRVNAFELKIDSDVEDIIALYNPVAVDLRFVLAMLKINTDLERLGDFAEGLARFVVKCEEPALDPDLLKNIRLEEMFTQVLSMLETAKQALNEESLDLATSVFAKDNLIDEINGEVTKKLVDYIGKNPESLSLCLNLISVFRKLERSGDHINNLAEEIVFYIDAKVLKHQGKTDENYPQNNK; from the coding sequence ATGGTAAAGTTTATAGAATCAGAGCTAGTTCAACTGAAAAAGGAAGTGGACGAAATGTGGACATTGGTTTATAATCAGTTGGATAGAGCCTCAGAGGCTGTGCTTACTCTTAATAAAGAAATGGCACAGCAGGTTATCGTTAGAGAAAAACGTGTAAACGCTTTTGAGCTTAAAATAGATAGTGATGTAGAGGATATTATAGCCCTATACAATCCGGTGGCTGTAGATCTTCGTTTTGTTCTTGCAATGTTGAAGATTAACACAGACTTGGAACGTTTGGGCGATTTTGCTGAAGGCCTTGCTCGCTTCGTAGTGAAATGTGAAGAACCTGCTTTAGATCCGGATCTTCTAAAGAATATTCGTTTGGAAGAGATGTTTACTCAAGTACTTTCTATGCTTGAAACAGCAAAGCAAGCATTAAACGAAGAAAGTCTTGATTTGGCAACATCTGTTTTTGCTAAGGATAATCTGATTGATGAGATCAATGGAGAGGTTACTAAAAAACTAGTTGATTATATTGGTAAGAATCCAGAGAGTCTCTCTTTATGCCTTAATTTGATAAGTGTTTTCCGTAAACTTGAACGTTCGGGAGACCATATAAATAATTTAGCTGAGGAAATCGTTTTTTATATTGATGCGAAAGTTTTAAAGCATCAGGGAAAAACAGATGAAAATTATCCTCAGAATAATAAGTAG
- a CDS encoding glycosyltransferase — MLSILIPTYNYECLGLVEELHRQAQTLSFPVEILIADDASKEEMKRNNRKINRLNNCMFIELKENIGRARIRNFLSEKAQYDLLLFIDSDAGLVSNDFLQKYVSAIHGNDVICGGLLYDRPIPSKQFSLRYYYGISAEEHSAKERNINPYAKFSSFNFLIRKRIFQKILFDESFSGYGHEDTALGIELEKRKIKINHIDNPLFHLGLEKNDAFLHKTEMSIENLYRYSDKLNGNVRLLSTFNKVKKYKSQVLLSFIFKKTRELMKKELLSNHPSMNIFAFYKLGYLCYISNKNFK; from the coding sequence ATGCTATCGATTCTTATTCCTACTTATAATTATGAATGTTTAGGTCTTGTAGAAGAACTTCACCGTCAAGCGCAAACATTATCCTTCCCTGTTGAAATCCTTATTGCAGATGATGCATCAAAGGAAGAGATGAAACGTAACAACCGAAAAATAAACAGGTTAAACAATTGCATGTTTATTGAACTTAAAGAGAATATCGGACGAGCCAGGATTAGGAATTTCTTATCAGAGAAAGCTCAATACGATCTTCTATTATTTATAGATAGCGATGCAGGACTCGTCAGTAATGACTTTCTTCAAAAATATGTTTCAGCAATACATGGCAATGATGTAATCTGCGGAGGATTGTTGTATGATCGTCCTATACCTTCAAAACAATTTAGCCTGCGTTATTATTATGGAATATCAGCAGAAGAACATTCTGCAAAGGAACGTAATATAAACCCTTATGCTAAATTCTCATCATTCAACTTTCTGATCAGAAAAAGAATCTTCCAGAAAATTCTTTTTGACGAATCGTTTTCAGGATACGGCCATGAGGATACTGCTTTGGGCATTGAGCTGGAAAAACGTAAAATAAAAATTAATCATATTGACAATCCGCTTTTTCACTTAGGACTGGAAAAAAACGATGCTTTTCTTCATAAAACGGAGATGAGTATTGAAAATCTTTATCGGTATTCAGATAAACTAAACGGAAATGTACGCTTATTGAGCACGTTTAATAAAGTAAAAAAATACAAATCACAAGTTCTCTTATCCTTTATCTTCAAAAAGACAAGAGAACTCATGAAAAAAGAGTTGCTAAGTAACCATCCCAGCATGAATATTTTCGCTTTTTACAAACTTGGATATTTGTGTTACATCAGCAATAAAAATTTCAAATAG